Proteins co-encoded in one Acipenser ruthenus chromosome 3, fAciRut3.2 maternal haplotype, whole genome shotgun sequence genomic window:
- the LOC117435653 gene encoding zinc finger protein 706, with product MARGHQKIQSQQKNAKKQAEQKKKQGHDQKTAAKAALVYTCSVCMTQMPDPKTFKQHFESKHPKSPMPPELADVQA from the exons ATGGCCCGTGGGCACCAGAAGATTCAGTCCCAGCAGAAAAATGCAAAGAAGCAAGCCGAGCAGAAGAAAAAACAAGGGCATGATCAGAAGACTGCTGCCAAAGCAGCCTTAGTATACACCTGCAGTGTCTGTATG ACGCAGATGCCTGACCCAAAGACGTTCAAGCAGCACTTTGAGAGCAAGCATCCCAAATCCCCGATGCCACCAGAACTAGCTGATGTGCAAGCATAA